The proteins below come from a single Fusobacterium nucleatum genomic window:
- a CDS encoding NAD(P)/FAD-dependent oxidoreductase — MKVNINNIIVSINKKQEKEIYRELERNGIYRDNIENLKYLKKSIDSRKKNDIKFIYTLEITLKKSINLEKYSKLSLSKEEIYNKRIALYPKREVAVVGTGPAGLFSALRLAELGYIPIVFERGEEVDKRNITTDNFIKTNILNPNSNIQFGEGGAGTYSDGKLNTRIKSEYIEKVFKEFIECGAQEEIFWNYKPHIGTDVLRVVVKNLREKIKSLGGKFYFNSLVEDIKVKNNEIKTLKILEVDSQRRYTYDIDKVIFAIGHSSRDTYKMLYSKGVAMENKPFAIGVRIEHLRKDIDKMQYGEAVSNPLLEAATYNMAFNNKKETRGTFSFCMCPGGEIVNASSELGASLVNGMSYSTRNGRFSNSAIVVGISEKDYGNQIFSGMYLQEKLEKKNYEIVGTYGAIYQNVIDFMKHKKTTFEIESSYKMKLFSYDINDFFPDYITRNLQSAFENWSKNNLFISEKVNLIGPETRTSAPVKILRDLKGESISIKGLFPIGEGAGYAGGIMSAAVDGIKIVDLAFSKKII; from the coding sequence TAATAGTATCAATTAATAAAAAGCAAGAGAAAGAAATATATAGAGAATTAGAAAGAAATGGAATTTATAGGGATAACATAGAAAATTTAAAATATTTAAAAAAATCTATTGATAGTAGAAAGAAAAATGATATAAAATTTATCTATACACTTGAAATAACTTTAAAGAAAAGTATAAATTTAGAAAAATATTCTAAATTGAGTTTATCAAAAGAAGAAATTTATAATAAGAGAATAGCTCTTTATCCTAAAAGAGAAGTTGCTGTTGTTGGAACAGGACCAGCCGGACTTTTTTCAGCTTTAAGGTTGGCAGAATTAGGGTATATTCCCATTGTTTTTGAAAGAGGAGAAGAAGTAGACAAAAGAAATATTACAACAGATAATTTTATAAAAACCAATATTCTCAATCCTAATTCAAATATACAGTTTGGAGAAGGTGGAGCAGGGACATATTCAGATGGTAAATTAAATACAAGAATTAAAAGTGAGTATATAGAAAAAGTTTTTAAAGAATTTATAGAATGTGGTGCACAAGAAGAAATTTTCTGGAATTATAAGCCACATATAGGTACTGATGTGTTAAGAGTAGTAGTTAAAAATTTAAGAGAAAAAATCAAGTCTTTGGGTGGGAAATTTTATTTTAACTCACTTGTTGAAGATATAAAAGTAAAAAATAATGAGATTAAAACTTTAAAAATTTTAGAAGTAGATAGTCAAAGAAGATATACTTATGATATAGATAAGGTTATTTTTGCTATTGGACATTCATCAAGAGATACATATAAGATGTTGTATTCAAAAGGTGTTGCTATGGAGAATAAACCTTTTGCTATTGGTGTAAGAATTGAGCATTTAAGAAAAGATATAGATAAAATGCAATATGGAGAAGCTGTTTCAAATCCACTTTTAGAAGCTGCAACTTATAATATGGCTTTCAATAATAAGAAAGAAACAAGAGGGACTTTTTCATTTTGTATGTGTCCAGGTGGAGAAATTGTAAATGCTTCATCAGAATTGGGAGCATCTCTTGTTAATGGTATGAGTTATTCTACAAGAAATGGTAGGTTTTCAAATTCTGCAATAGTGGTTGGAATATCTGAAAAAGATTATGGAAATCAAATTTTTTCTGGAATGTATTTACAAGAAAAATTAGAGAAAAAGAATTATGAAATTGTTGGAACTTATGGAGCTATTTACCAAAATGTAATAGACTTTATGAAACATAAAAAAACTACTTTTGAAATTGAAAGTAGCTATAAGATGAAATTATTTTCTTATGACATAAATGATTTTTTCCCAGATTATATAACTAGAAATCTTCAATCAGCTTTTGAAAATTGGAGTAAAAATAATCTTTTTATTTCAGAAAAAGTAAACTTAATAGGACCTGAAACTAGAACTTCAGCTCCTGTTAAAATCTTAAGAGATTTAAAAGGAGAGTCAATTTCAATTAAAGGTTTATTTCCTATTGGTGAAGGAGCAGGTTATGCAGGTGGAATTATGAGTGCTGCTGTTGATGGAATTAAAATTGTGGATTTAGCTTTTAGTAAGAAAATAATATAA
- a CDS encoding Fic family protein — protein MNKNLPFEYMEDILVRMAHHSTAIEGNTLTQAETVSILIYNFIPRDMSEREYYEVKNYRKAFNALLEADKKITTQLIKKYNKIIMENLHELNGKFKTTQNIILGAEFETTKPYLVPFEIENWCNNLSYRLENAKTNEEKVETIMEQHIKFEKIHPFNDGNGRTGRFLIVHSCLKEGLEPIIIPKEEKGRYINLLSSENVKELTKWGLELQEKEKERVKKFFNKEKDN, from the coding sequence ATGAATAAAAACTTACCTTTTGAATATATGGAAGATATATTGGTTAGAATGGCACATCATTCTACTGCTATTGAGGGAAATACTTTAACACAAGCTGAAACTGTATCAATATTGATTTATAATTTTATTCCAAGAGATATGTCTGAGAGAGAATATTATGAAGTAAAAAATTATAGAAAGGCTTTTAATGCACTGTTAGAAGCTGACAAAAAAATAACAACTCAATTAATAAAAAAATATAATAAGATTATTATGGAAAATTTGCATGAGTTAAATGGGAAATTTAAAACTACTCAAAATATTATTCTTGGTGCTGAATTTGAAACCACAAAACCTTATCTAGTTCCCTTTGAAATAGAAAATTGGTGTAATAATCTCAGTTATAGATTAGAAAATGCAAAAACTAATGAAGAAAAAGTTGAAACTATAATGGAACAGCATATAAAATTTGAAAAAATACATCCTTTTAATGATGGAAACGGTAGAACAGGAAGATTTTTAATTGTTCATAGTTGTTTAAAAGAAGGATTAGAACCTATTATTATTCCAAAAGAAGAAAAAGGAAGATACATAAATTTACTTTCATCAGAAAATGTAAAAGAACTTACTAAATGGGGATTGGAACTTCAAGAAAAGGAAAAAGAAAGAGTAAAAAAATTTTTTAATAAAGAAAAAGATAATTAA